The DNA region ACAATCAATTAAAACCAATTGACTTAATTTCTGTAATGGTCTGCACAATACAGTGTACAAAGGAGAGTTACCAAGAGGCTCCTTACCCATCTGTGAAATACTCTGGGAAGGGCCAGGTCCTGTGGAGGTCATCAGGATGAGACCAGTTGCTACGTGCATTGCTGGGGCGACGAAAGTGTTGGGCCTGCCTTTTCTGTTGCATGGCCTGGCTGACTCCAGCCACATAGCGGGCAAACTCTGGATCTGAGCCAACTGGGCAGAAAAAAAGGAATCTCTATCAGTCAGCTATTTCTTCCCCAATTATCCCTTGATTTAATCCTTTATGCTTAGCAAGCCACCCCTGGGTGTGTGCCTGCATCCATGGATATGCATAAGAAAGCAGTTAGTAGTCCAGAATGTTTGTTGAATGCTGAATATTCAGCACTTCACAGAAAAGTGCTTTCCTGGCAAGTTGTCTTTGTGTAATGCAAGCCATGAGCAAAGCAGCAACACAGGCAATGCCCAGTGTAGTGGAAGCAGTAATGGCTGATGCCCACAGACCCCTGAAGGAAAACTTTCTTTGCTGATCGGAAAAggaatacaaataaaacaatcaTCATAAAAAGCTGCCGTTGGTTGCTTACAACAGCAGTTATGTTATTAAAAGCATAAACACAACTTAGCTGAAAAGCAAGAACAAATAAAGCAATTCAGATCAAAGGAGGACAGAAAGTTTCAGGTTAAATTCAAAATTGGGCTGCCCCTACAGCAGATCAGAGAGGAGAATGCTAGTTCAGGATAACGACCTGGGACTCAAAAACATCTGGAGACATTCAATACGCTGTGAAATAAGGTACGGATTAGCTGAACTTACCTGCAGGGTCAAAAGGTAGAAATTCTCCCAGCACCCCAAAGATCCCATCACTTTGGTCACGGTTTGGCCATGTGTTGTTCCTTGGCCCTTGAGGTTTCTGCCCCAGCATTTCTGACATCACGTTATCCATGTAGCTGTTCACAAGGCCCAGGCTGTAGAGGTCGGAGCTCAGGTCGGAAAAGGCGTGGCTGCTCCACTGAGGCAACGAGGACAGTCCTGGCCCAACAGCCTGGCCGGGGGGCTGGCTGGCACCCCCTGGCCACTTACTGGGCAGGCGCTGCTGCGATCCAATGGGCTGGCGCAAGGGCTGATagtgcggctgctgctgctgctgctgctggggttTCTGGGGATGGGGCTGCTGGGGCATCCCGGGCTGAAGATGGTGCAGTGGGGTGTGAGATGACGCCTGTAGTGACGGCAGCTGCACAGCAGCTGCTTTCTGTTCTGCtgcagcagaagaagaagaagacgaggcAACCGAGGTTCTCCTTCTCACCAGGGGAGAAGTCTGTTGGGACTTGCCCGTGTTGAAACCCGAAAGGAAATCAATGACCTCCTGCATTTCCTGGTCAGTTGGTAAGTTCATGCCCTTGGCATCCTTACCATCTTCCACAATGCCTCCCTCCGGCCTTTCAAGGAGGCCGTTGACCCCGTGATGGTTTGAGCTCTGCATCAGCTGGGCAGGCTCAAGAACCCTCGGAAAGTGGCCAAGGTTCAAAATACTTTGCAGTCGTGCATCCGCATTACTTGGTAGTTTTGCTTTGTCCTCTGAGTTGTTAGCTATAAAATGGGTTTTAGAAGGTATATTAGGAATGGAGTAATTCCCACTGTTGTTCGAACTTGTACAAGACGTTTTTTTGGTAAATCGTGATGTCAACTTTGAGAAAGTCTTCTGCAAACCCCCTGCTGCTTTACTGCCATTTCCAGACGGTAAGTCGGTGTGACTTCCAAAGTCAGAGCTCTCACGTTGCAGTTGGATCTGGATGTAGGGCAACGCCTGTTCCCTGGCGAAACAAAAATGACCTTCCGGCTCAGATTTAAAAATGGCTCAGAAAACCAGATAAACATCCAATTCAggaacaaacaaaatacaaacaaATGGCCTACCTGGTTCTAGTACGGAAATCAGGTGTGTCTGTGCCTCCTCTCTGTAATGTGCACCCCTGGGTTTTGGGTGTGGCATTAGCCAAGACTCCAGGACAGGTATGGAGACTGAGGGTTGTCTCCAAAGGCCTTCAGGTGTCCTGCTCCAGACACAGCTGGATGGGAGACTTACTAGGGGAGATTGATCCGCTGGGGTTTCTGtttgcttatctctttccttgCAGTATAGCAGCAACTGCCTGAGATCCACAACTCTATAGCTAGGTGAGCAGTGGAGTTCAGGCTGCCTTCTTTGAACCTGGTAACAAGGCTGATTCAGGAGTTCATGGACACCACGGACATGCGACAACTTATGCAGAGCCAACCCACAAGAGAGGTCACACATTAGATCTAGTCTTTCTCTCGGGGTAGGGGATCTTCTGATCTGGGTTTTGGGTGATCAGTCCCTTGCTATAGAGTGATCGCATCCTCTTTCTCTGTGGATTTCTCTGTGTCCACTCCCATCCAATCCCCATTTTAAAGCTACAGGTTAAAGCAAATTTCTCAGAGGCCTATCACTCTATCATGCCCTTGAAATGGGAAGCtgtgtatgaaaaaaaaaaaaccaacccaccaTGGTTTTCCTACCATGTCAAATGCAGCTGCCCAGAAATTCTGATTAATAGTGTAAGTGGCTTCAAtaactaaatcaggggtgtccaaacttgggaactttaagacttgtagacttcaactcccagcatggctggctggggaattctgggagttggagtccacaagtcttaaagttcccaagtttggacacccctgaactagatgaAGCTTCTCATAGTCATTTTCACCTGAACAAGGTGTGTTATGCAATGCTAATTCTGTACCAACCGCAGCCACAGCCAggcctacctaccttccttctttccagcgATTTAGGTCAAACACGGCAGTATAAAGTACATCTACCAGTCCTAACATTTTCTCTGGATCCAGACTTCTCTGCAGGAGAGACATTGTTGCAGGATCTTCTTTCAGGCACCTGATGCAGATGGAGAATCAAATATTCACAGATTACTAATGGTATTACTAATTACATTACTTGGTATTCCTAATTAATGATCAGATTACCAATGTTCTGATCATGGCACAATCCTCTGAAAAAGGTTAGGCAGGCTCTCAGTGTGAAGTGAAGCTTCCAGAGATGATTCAAAACTTATTACCACTGTAATTATCAACTGCATGACAAACTATTTACTTCCTTCAAATTGCTGTATTAGGATAGCTTGGATGATACTGTAAAGCACACTAAGATTTTTAATACAATTTATTAACTTTTTCCACACACCAAAGCACACACACAATACTATTCTGGGTTTCCTTAAGTAGCAAATTCTAATTACCAAGTTGATGGGACTTGAACCACAATTCTGGAGCCTTCCAAGCTGATTTGTGGTGCATAAGCTTCTTTGTTTTCATTCTGTGCTGTGTCTACAACCACCTGATTGCAAAGAAAAATAAGTAAACAACCGCCACTTTAAAAGTACTAGAATGTCCCTCTTCAAACGTAACAACAAATCATTTTGTCGCAGCCACCATGGCCCCTGGGGAGCTAAACACTGACCAAGTGTATATAAACATCAAAACAAGAGATATATATGAATGGTATTTAGAGTTATGAGGAGGTACTGAAATGTTAATCATGAAATGTAATAGCTAAGTAAGTTCAGGATGTATTTAAGAGGTGAGCATTTCACTAAGCATTTTTCATCAGCTGATAATTTCATCTTCCTCTTCATGCTTTTTTGGAAAGGTGTAAACATTTGAACTCAGGGGATCCACTTCAATCCTGCTTTGTCCTGTAAACTGCCAGACAAGATTGGAAAAGTCAAATCTTGACCACCCTCTGGTCCCTTGCATGAAGGCTTTGCTCTCACCTCTCAAAGGCCTCAAACAGTCTGCACTCTGAGAGAGCAGGTTTTAGTGGTAGACACCCACTGTCTGTTTCAGAGGAAACAAGCACACAACCAGCCTATCCGTCAATCGAACTTGACTCAATCCCAGCCAAATTAACCTTCCACACCCCCGGCCTGGGAAATGGCTTCCGGCAGCCATTGTTCTTGCTGGACAGATGTTTCCTCTACCACCACCCAGCAAACAGGATCTTCACC from Thamnophis elegans isolate rThaEle1 chromosome 14, rThaEle1.pri, whole genome shotgun sequence includes:
- the KIAA0355 gene encoding uncharacterized protein KIAA0355 homolog isoform X2 — protein: MQVHFQFLSQALQKVQPVAQSCFIEAAAQERKNSSLSETSSTNPPTELDEAVRSWKGATEATSRLREKEGGRDGGLAGIEVQQLFCSQNVAIPEHQLKELNLKTDSALQAYKIALESLGHCEYAMKAGFHLNPKAIEESLQGCCSEAEAQQTGRRQTPSQPIQCELPTIPIQIGAHFLKGISFNESAADNLKLKTHTMIQLIKEAGYHNGMTPRDDSPVTEVLNQVCPSTWRGACKTAVQLLFGQAGLVVVDTAQNENKEAYAPQISLEGSRIVVQVPSTWCLKEDPATMSLLQRSLDPEKMLGLVDVLYTAVFDLNRWKEGREQALPYIQIQLQRESSDFGSHTDLPSGNGSKAAGGLQKTFSKLTSRFTKKTSCTSSNNSGNYSIPNIPSKTHFIANNSEDKAKLPSNADARLQSILNLGHFPRVLEPAQLMQSSNHHGVNGLLERPEGGIVEDGKDAKGMNLPTDQEMQEVIDFLSGFNTGKSQQTSPLVRRRTSVASSSSSSAAAEQKAAAVQLPSLQASSHTPLHHLQPGMPQQPHPQKPQQQQQQQPHYQPLRQPIGSQQRLPSKWPGGASQPPGQAVGPGLSSLPQWSSHAFSDLSSDLYSLGLVNSYMDNVMSEMLGQKPQGPRNNTWPNRDQSDGIFGVLGEFLPFDPAVGSDPEFARYVAGVSQAMQQKRQAQHFRRPSNARSNWSHPDDLHRTWPFPEYFTDGEMTSSWSGTQGDSASSSDETSSANGDSLFSMFSGPDIVAAVKQRRKHSSGEQDTSTLPSPPLLSTVDDHSQDNKTKTWPPKAPWQHTQSGPNMSLYQLSSPASHWNDTMQMLPSPVWSAANDCPPPTGMVSPFAYTQQPPQSPPLPLAQHKQGHKGFKPFPGKHERRPSYLPQY